The Armatimonas rosea genome includes a window with the following:
- a CDS encoding antitoxin Xre/MbcA/ParS toxin-binding domain-containing protein — protein MEQATTTLLENGQVRVRVGEAEGTFVVHGKRLVPLSQERVYRDLEQVWDHLRGLVLEAEAERWLYAPNPTLEGASPRDLIEQGETERVLELVAMVEHGIYS, from the coding sequence ATGGAACAGGCGACAACCACACTACTTGAAAATGGTCAGGTGCGTGTCCGCGTGGGCGAGGCAGAGGGAACCTTTGTTGTGCATGGTAAGCGGCTGGTTCCTTTGTCGCAAGAGCGCGTCTATCGTGACCTCGAACAGGTCTGGGATCATCTACGAGGACTGGTTTTAGAGGCGGAGGCAGAGCGCTGGCTTTATGCACCGAATCCCACCTTAGAGGGCGCATCGCCGCGCGATCTGATCGAACAAGGGGAGACAGAGCGAGTACTAGAGCTGGTTGCGATGGTCGAGCATGGTATCTATTCCTGA
- a CDS encoding tetratricopeptide repeat-containing diguanylate cyclase, whose product MSQTNEALDQLLAEATQWERRSLTQAQVLAQEALRRCQEEDYASGCVYAQRLLAGIALQEGRMDEAAQRLEEGLALARPLGDPAPISACLYTRGWLLYSQGALWEAIASYSEAATLRAGPGLETPRANTFNAMGIVYRELGDYDQSLACYSQARALFRQVKDVFGEGTTLNNLGLLEADWKSYTNALRYYHETLECALACGDLMLQTSAYYNIALAHILLDEPWHSVPFARHARRTARVLGNPSWRINARLLDGMVYCALRRFPRAERSLLWALQETRTLPDNQLELRVLNELGNLYLRWQRPHEARGHLERCLELAGAMQANLQLVTCHEYLVETMELLQDFERALYHHKEFHRMERQRFDSVTEKQRLMLRMSLDIERREREAARQRERNRELEELTRRDSMTGLYNHRAFQEFLRESLAREKPLALLFLDVDHFKDYNDTFGHPAGDEVLQRLARVLCESLHEGDIAARYGGEEFAVILTGASAKRAHACAAQLGQRIRETPFPHRRVTLSVGVALATKGITPDRLIAAADTALYQAKNAGRDRWARAA is encoded by the coding sequence ATGTCACAAACGAACGAGGCCCTCGACCAGCTACTTGCCGAAGCCACACAGTGGGAGCGGCGTAGCCTCACGCAAGCACAGGTGCTGGCTCAGGAAGCGCTTCGACGCTGTCAGGAAGAAGACTATGCCTCGGGGTGTGTCTATGCCCAGCGCCTGCTGGCAGGTATCGCCCTGCAAGAGGGGCGGATGGACGAAGCTGCACAGCGTCTTGAGGAGGGGCTTGCCCTCGCGCGGCCCCTGGGAGACCCCGCACCGATCAGCGCTTGTCTCTACACCCGCGGCTGGCTTCTCTACTCCCAGGGGGCGCTCTGGGAGGCGATTGCCAGCTACTCCGAGGCGGCGACCCTGCGTGCGGGGCCGGGGCTGGAGACACCGCGCGCCAATACATTTAACGCGATGGGGATTGTCTACCGTGAGCTCGGGGACTACGATCAGTCGCTTGCCTGCTACAGTCAAGCCCGGGCGCTCTTTCGCCAAGTCAAGGATGTCTTTGGCGAGGGAACCACTCTCAATAACCTCGGGCTCCTGGAGGCGGACTGGAAGAGCTACACAAATGCGCTTCGGTACTACCATGAGACACTAGAGTGTGCTCTGGCGTGTGGGGACCTCATGCTCCAGACATCGGCCTACTACAATATCGCTCTTGCCCATATCCTCCTAGACGAGCCCTGGCACTCGGTTCCCTTTGCCCGCCACGCCCGGCGCACGGCCCGTGTGCTCGGCAACCCGAGCTGGCGGATCAATGCGCGCTTGCTGGATGGTATGGTCTACTGTGCCCTACGACGCTTCCCGCGTGCGGAGCGCTCCCTGCTCTGGGCACTTCAGGAGACCCGCACACTTCCCGACAACCAGCTGGAGCTACGGGTTCTCAATGAGCTGGGAAACCTCTACCTGCGCTGGCAGCGACCCCACGAGGCACGGGGGCACCTGGAGCGCTGCCTGGAGCTCGCTGGGGCGATGCAGGCCAACCTGCAGCTGGTAACTTGCCATGAGTACCTGGTTGAGACGATGGAGCTGCTGCAAGACTTCGAGCGCGCCCTCTACCATCACAAGGAGTTCCACCGCATGGAGCGCCAGCGCTTCGATAGTGTCACCGAGAAGCAGCGCCTCATGCTCCGCATGAGCCTGGATATCGAGCGCCGCGAGCGGGAGGCGGCCCGCCAGCGGGAGCGCAATCGAGAGCTGGAGGAGCTGACACGCCGCGATAGCATGACTGGGCTCTACAACCACCGTGCCTTTCAGGAGTTTTTGCGCGAGTCTCTGGCGCGTGAGAAGCCGCTTGCTCTGCTCTTTCTGGATGTGGATCACTTCAAGGACTACAACGATACCTTTGGTCACCCCGCCGGCGATGAGGTTCTCCAGCGGCTTGCACGTGTTCTGTGCGAGAGCCTCCACGAGGGGGATATCGCCGCACGCTACGGGGGCGAGGAGTTTGCCGTGATCCTCACCGGGGCCTCGGCCAAGCGTGCCCACGCGTGTGCGGCACAGCTGGGACAGCGCATCCGGGAGACCCCTTTTCCGCACCGTCGCGTGACTCTCAGTGTCGGGGTGGCCTTGGCGACCAAGGGAATCACCCCGGACCGCCTGATCGCCGCCGCCGACACGGCGCTCTACCAGGCCAAGAACGCGGGCCGCGACCGCTGGGCAAGGGCTGCCTAG
- the groL gene encoding chaperonin GroEL (60 kDa chaperone family; promotes refolding of misfolded polypeptides especially under stressful conditions; forms two stacked rings of heptamers to form a barrel-shaped 14mer; ends can be capped by GroES; misfolded proteins enter the barrel where they are refolded when GroES binds): MASKEIIYDEAARRALERGINVLADAVRVTMGPKGRNVVLEKKYGAPSIVNDGVTIAKEIEVEDKFENMGAQLVREVASKTNDVAGDGTTTATVLAQSIVKEGLRNVAAGSNPMLIKRGMDKAVDAVVASLLGLAVPVEGNDAIANVATISANDKTIGTLVAKAMDAVGKDGVITVEESKGTQTELDLVEGMQFDKGYISPYMVTDAERMEAELDEPYILLFEKKISSVQDLIKPLESVARSGKPLVIIAEDVDGEALATLVVNKLRGILNVVAVKAPGFGDRRKAMMEDIAILTAGKFITEDLGLKLENVDLTYFGRAKRVVITKEDTTIVEGAGSPGDIQGRIAQIKAQIDKSDSDYDREKLQERLAKLAGGVAVIKVGAATEVELKEKKLRIEDALSATRAAVEEGIVPGGGHALLQAADAINLDDYTGDEKIGALIIKKALEAPARQIAENGGKEGSVVVNNIRESGKGYNAANDSYEDLLAVGVVDPTKVTRSALQNAASIAGLVLTTECLIAERPEKAAPAPAGGGGGGMPGMGGMGGF; this comes from the coding sequence ATGGCATCCAAGGAAATTATCTACGATGAGGCCGCCCGCCGCGCTCTAGAGCGTGGGATCAACGTGCTGGCCGATGCAGTCCGCGTGACCATGGGCCCCAAGGGCCGCAATGTCGTGCTGGAGAAAAAGTACGGTGCCCCGAGCATCGTCAACGACGGTGTGACGATCGCCAAGGAGATCGAGGTCGAGGACAAGTTCGAGAACATGGGCGCACAGCTCGTTCGCGAGGTGGCCTCCAAGACCAACGATGTGGCCGGTGACGGTACCACGACCGCGACCGTTCTGGCGCAGTCGATCGTCAAAGAGGGTCTCCGCAATGTCGCCGCGGGTTCCAACCCGATGCTCATCAAGCGTGGGATGGACAAGGCGGTCGATGCCGTGGTCGCAAGCCTGCTCGGCCTGGCCGTCCCGGTCGAGGGCAACGATGCAATCGCGAATGTCGCGACCATCTCCGCCAACGACAAGACGATCGGTACCCTGGTCGCTAAGGCCATGGACGCGGTCGGCAAGGACGGGGTCATCACGGTCGAGGAGTCCAAGGGCACCCAGACCGAGCTGGACCTGGTCGAGGGAATGCAGTTCGACAAGGGCTACATCTCCCCCTACATGGTCACCGACGCCGAGCGCATGGAAGCGGAGCTCGACGAGCCCTACATCCTGCTCTTTGAGAAGAAGATCAGCTCCGTGCAGGACCTGATCAAGCCCCTGGAGTCGGTCGCACGCTCCGGCAAGCCGTTGGTTATTATCGCGGAAGATGTCGATGGCGAAGCACTGGCGACCCTGGTGGTCAACAAGCTGCGCGGTATCCTGAACGTGGTCGCGGTCAAGGCCCCTGGCTTTGGCGACCGCCGCAAGGCCATGATGGAGGATATCGCCATCCTGACCGCCGGTAAGTTCATCACCGAGGACCTAGGCCTGAAGCTGGAGAACGTCGACCTGACCTACTTTGGCCGCGCCAAGCGTGTGGTCATCACCAAGGAAGACACCACGATTGTCGAGGGCGCAGGCTCTCCCGGCGATATCCAGGGCCGCATCGCCCAGATCAAGGCACAGATCGACAAGTCCGACTCCGACTACGACCGTGAGAAGCTCCAAGAGCGTCTCGCCAAGCTAGCCGGCGGCGTCGCGGTGATCAAGGTCGGCGCTGCTACCGAGGTCGAGCTGAAAGAGAAGAAGCTCCGCATCGAGGACGCGCTCTCTGCAACCCGCGCCGCGGTCGAGGAGGGGATTGTTCCCGGTGGTGGCCATGCGCTCCTGCAGGCCGCCGACGCGATCAACCTGGACGACTACACCGGTGACGAGAAGATCGGTGCCCTGATCATCAAGAAGGCACTGGAGGCTCCGGCCCGCCAGATCGCCGAGAATGGTGGCAAGGAAGGCTCCGTCGTTGTCAACAACATCCGCGAGTCCGGCAAGGGCTACAACGCGGCCAACGACAGCTACGAGGACCTGCTCGCCGTGGGTGTCGTGGACCCGACCAAGGTGACCCGCTCTGCCCTGCAGAACGCCGCCTCGATCGCTGGCCTCGTCCTTACCACCGAGTGCCTTATCGCCGAGCGCCCCGAGAAGGCAGCTCCCGCTCCCGCCGGTGGCGGTGGTGGTGGCATGCCCGGAATGGGCGGCATGGGCGGGTTCTAA
- a CDS encoding RES family NAD+ phosphorylase produces MVSIPDSVLANPAQYNGLCYRISAPRYANVRDALSGAGALRVAGRYHERGAFRLVYTATTFEVAQAEYFHTVSRAGFVIADLLPVTIFAITAQLSKVLDLTEDTVLTELGLTSDLLLGDWVLPQALGQAAKDAGYEAILAPSTHGGVNLNIFVENLLPTSTFEVRNPDKLTLPV; encoded by the coding sequence ATGGTATCTATTCCTGACTCCGTTCTTGCCAACCCCGCGCAGTACAATGGGCTCTGCTACCGAATCTCGGCCCCGCGCTACGCAAATGTCCGTGATGCTCTCTCTGGTGCTGGGGCTCTTCGTGTGGCTGGACGCTACCACGAAAGAGGGGCTTTCCGATTGGTCTACACGGCAACGACATTTGAAGTCGCGCAAGCCGAGTATTTTCATACAGTAAGCCGTGCTGGTTTCGTTATTGCGGATTTGCTCCCCGTGACGATCTTCGCGATAACGGCGCAGCTCTCCAAAGTGCTTGACCTCACGGAGGATACTGTACTCACCGAACTAGGGCTCACATCTGATCTTCTCCTCGGGGATTGGGTACTTCCTCAGGCACTCGGACAAGCCGCCAAAGATGCGGGCTACGAAGCTATCCTCGCTCCTTCTACCCATGGTGGGGTGAATCTAAATATCTTTGTGGAAAACCTCTTACCCACCTCTACCTTCGAAGTTCGCAATCCCGATAAGCTTACTCTCCCCGTTTAA
- a CDS encoding response regulator transcription factor yields the protein MRVLLIEDELALGRLISQGLELAGYQVTVCRDGIEGFERACEGGWAVILMDVMLPGMDGWGICRRLRDRRNTTPILMLTALDEVEERVKGLNLGADDYLVKPFAFEELQARVAALIRRERQQRRRHIKVADIEIDTEAQEATRAGQALSLTPREYELLATLASREGHVVSREAILAAWGDPDSASNTVDVHVAALRRKIDGGRAEEEKLIHTVHRRGYILRETSS from the coding sequence ATGCGGGTGCTCTTGATTGAGGATGAGCTGGCTCTGGGGCGACTGATCTCCCAGGGACTAGAGCTAGCGGGCTACCAGGTCACGGTCTGCCGCGACGGCATCGAGGGCTTTGAGCGTGCCTGCGAGGGGGGCTGGGCGGTGATCTTAATGGACGTCATGCTCCCGGGCATGGACGGCTGGGGGATCTGCCGCCGGCTCCGCGATAGGCGCAACACCACCCCGATCTTGATGCTCACGGCCCTCGATGAAGTCGAGGAGCGAGTGAAGGGGCTGAATCTGGGGGCCGATGACTACCTGGTCAAGCCCTTTGCCTTTGAGGAGCTCCAAGCGCGGGTAGCAGCGCTGATCCGACGGGAGCGCCAGCAGCGGCGGCGGCATATTAAAGTCGCGGATATCGAGATCGACACCGAGGCGCAGGAGGCAACACGCGCCGGGCAGGCCCTTAGCCTCACCCCCCGAGAGTACGAATTGCTCGCCACACTCGCCAGCCGGGAGGGGCATGTCGTGAGCCGGGAGGCGATCCTGGCGGCCTGGGGCGACCCGGACTCGGCATCGAACACGGTCGATGTGCATGTCGCCGCGCTTCGTCGGAAGATCGACGGGGGCCGCGCGGAGGAGGAGAAGCTCATCCACACGGTCCACCGCCGCGGCTATATCCTGCGGGAGACTTCGTCGTGA
- a CDS encoding ATP-binding protein yields MRLSVRTRLTMGNVGLLALALLGFATATRLVIGKVLHERQEQLLIAQAEPLANAMARGLPGGEGGPEGPRPEREGPPGERERGGPPGLGRPRPADFGLPLRPRRWNFDQNEGQAPWSEVGLEAARQGKATWNLGDSEGVEVLTYTRPVYAPDGHLLGAVQTGAPTGPVEAALSSVTYSLVLLLPILCLFAGLGGLWLTSRALAPVRQLTEAASHIEAEKLGERLPEPGGGDELDQLTQMLNRSLARLDDAFTRQKQFTSHASHELRTPLATIKTALGLLRRSDLPPALHAEAVASADDATDRANRLVGDLLFLARSQNGALPVRRTPLQLAEVLRAAVPPPALLEIAPTLEFSSDRDLLLRLVGNLVSNALRHTPPDGLVTVQAQRVGDSLVLTIRDTGSGIAPEHLAQLGQPFYRPDTARARDDGGTGLGLSICHAIAATLGGTLTLESEPGKGTVATVTLS; encoded by the coding sequence GTGAGGCTCTCGGTGCGCACGCGCCTGACGATGGGCAATGTCGGGCTCCTGGCGCTGGCGCTCCTGGGCTTTGCCACCGCGACACGCCTGGTGATCGGCAAGGTGCTCCACGAGCGCCAGGAGCAGCTCCTGATCGCGCAGGCCGAGCCACTCGCCAATGCCATGGCCCGCGGGCTTCCCGGCGGTGAGGGCGGTCCTGAGGGTCCGCGTCCCGAGCGCGAGGGTCCCCCCGGCGAGCGAGAGCGCGGCGGTCCACCAGGCCTAGGACGGCCCCGTCCCGCCGACTTTGGGCTCCCTCTGCGCCCCCGACGCTGGAACTTTGACCAGAACGAGGGGCAGGCCCCCTGGTCCGAGGTCGGTCTGGAGGCGGCACGCCAGGGCAAGGCAACCTGGAACCTTGGGGACTCGGAGGGAGTGGAGGTCCTGACCTACACCCGGCCCGTCTACGCCCCCGACGGCCACCTTCTCGGGGCGGTTCAGACAGGTGCCCCCACCGGCCCCGTCGAGGCCGCGCTCTCGTCGGTGACCTACTCGCTGGTGCTCTTGCTGCCGATCCTCTGCCTCTTTGCGGGTCTGGGTGGCCTCTGGCTGACCAGCCGCGCCCTCGCCCCGGTCCGCCAGCTCACCGAGGCGGCGAGCCATATCGAGGCGGAGAAGCTTGGGGAGCGCCTGCCCGAGCCGGGAGGCGGCGATGAGCTCGACCAGCTGACCCAGATGCTCAACCGCTCGCTCGCGCGCCTCGACGATGCCTTTACGCGCCAGAAGCAGTTCACGTCGCACGCCAGCCACGAGCTCCGCACGCCCCTTGCCACCATCAAGACCGCGCTGGGCCTGCTCCGCCGCTCCGACCTTCCCCCGGCCCTCCATGCAGAGGCGGTGGCCAGCGCCGACGATGCCACGGACCGGGCAAATCGTCTGGTGGGCGACCTGCTCTTTCTGGCACGCTCGCAGAACGGCGCGCTCCCGGTGCGACGCACGCCCCTCCAGCTCGCCGAGGTGCTCCGTGCCGCGGTTCCGCCCCCCGCCCTCCTGGAGATCGCCCCGACACTGGAGTTTTCGTCGGACCGCGATCTGCTCCTGCGGCTGGTGGGTAACCTTGTCAGCAACGCCCTGCGCCACACCCCGCCCGATGGCCTCGTGACGGTTCAGGCGCAGCGTGTGGGCGACTCCCTTGTGCTCACGATTCGCGACACCGGCTCCGGGATCGCGCCGGAGCACCTAGCACAGCTGGGACAGCCCTTCTACCGCCCCGACACAGCCCGAGCCCGCGACGATGGCGGGACGGGGCTGGGGCTCTCGATCTGCCATGCTATCGCCGCAACCCTGGGAGGGACACTCACCCTGGAGAGCGAGCCGGGCAAGGGCACGGTCGCCACGGTCACCCTTTCTTAA
- the groES gene encoding co-chaperone GroES, with protein sequence MLKPLGDRIVVKAVEAETTTAGGILLPDTAKEKPQTAEVLAVGPGKTLDNGTVVALEIAVGDKVVYGKYSGTEIKVDGQELIILRQDDVLGIVEG encoded by the coding sequence ATGCTTAAACCACTGGGAGACCGAATCGTTGTTAAGGCTGTCGAGGCCGAGACGACCACCGCGGGGGGAATCCTCCTGCCCGATACGGCAAAAGAGAAGCCGCAGACCGCTGAAGTGCTGGCCGTGGGACCAGGCAAGACCCTGGACAATGGCACCGTTGTCGCGCTAGAGATCGCGGTGGGCGACAAGGTTGTCTACGGCAAGTACAGCGGCACCGAGATCAAGGTCGATGGCCAGGAGCTGATTATCCTGCGCCAGGACGATGTCCTTGGGATTGTGGAGGGTTAA